The following coding sequences are from one Impatiens glandulifera unplaced genomic scaffold, dImpGla2.1, whole genome shotgun sequence window:
- the LOC124918541 gene encoding expansin-A13-like → MRYYCPIHYYLLLLAFTLSSSMAEAAHYSSTNLTPSSSLSSSSDASSYTDWKPAHATYYAAADPRDAVGGACGYGDLLKTGYGLATAGMSTALFDRGQICGACFEVKCVEDLRWCIPGTSIIVTATNFCAPNYGFTADGGGHCNWPNSHFVLPIEVFEKIAIWKAGNMPIEYRRIKCRREGEIRFTIDGSGIFISVLISNVAGAGDIVAVKIKGSRTGWLPMGRNWGQNWHLNADMQNQPLSFEVTSSDGITLTSYNVAPKNWGFGQTFFGKQFDS, encoded by the exons ATGCGGTATTATTGTCCAATACACTACTACCTGCTCTTGTTAGCTTTcacattatcatcatcaatgGCGGAAGCTGCTCACTATTCCTCAACAAATCTCACTCCATCTTCTTCCTTGTCTTCCTCCTCAGATGCCTCATCATATACCGATTGGAAACCAGCGCACGCCACTTACTACGCAGCAGCAGATCCACGGGACGCCGTCGGAGGCGCCTGCGGTTATGGAGACCTACTCAAGACCGGTTACGGCCTCGCTACCGCGGGAATGAGTACGGCGCTCTTCGATCGCGGCCAGATCTGCGGTGCTTGCTTCGAGGTCAAGTGTGTGGAAGATCTCCGCTGGTGTATACCAGGAACTTCCATTATCGTGACGGCTACTAACTTTTGCGCACCTAACTATGGATTTACGGCCGACGGAGGCGGACATTGTAATTGGCCCAACAGTCATTTCGTTCTTCCGATTGAAGTTTTTGAGAAAATTGCTATCTGGAAGGCTGGAAATATGCCGATTGAGTACCGAAG gATCAAATGCAGAAGGGAAGGGGAGATTAGATTCACAATTGATGGTTCAGGTATATTTATATCAGTATTGATCAGTAATGTTGCCGGAGCTGGCGATATAGTGGCGGTTAAGATTAAAGGATCAAGAACAGGTTGGCTTCCAATGGGTAGGAATTGGGGGCAAAATTGGCATTTAAATGCGGATATGCAAAACCAACCTCTCTCGTTTGAGGTTACTTCGAGCGATGGGATTACACTCACGTCTTACAATGTTGCTCCTAAAAATTGGGGCTTTGGACAGACTTTTTTTGGTAAGCAATTTGATTCGTAG